In Ruminococcaceae bacterium BL-4, one DNA window encodes the following:
- a CDS encoding conserved membrane protein of unknown function (Evidence 4 : Unknown function but conserved in other organisms), which produces MNQMKKNKLEQITRLGLGVVFAALAVLMIIPLFFRTWNAGSLFFLGLGMVGLTVCIFWGKVLRLVCAKRKRRILFYGLLGLFATGICWCIALSFFISRAKPQIPTERENLPVLILGSKVDGTEPSVDLQQRIDTAADWLLLHPNSIAVACGGKGTGEKVTEAEVIREKLLEKGIEPDRILLENRSVNTEQNLFYAKKVLLENNFSNKEALLLTDDYHLYRALLIAKQNGLTAWGIGVSTPPLVFPALFARELFAVTKYFVLGWF; this is translated from the coding sequence ATGAACCAAATGAAAAAGAATAAACTTGAACAGATTACTCGCTTGGGATTGGGAGTCGTTTTTGCAGCGCTTGCAGTTTTAATGATAATTCCGCTTTTCTTTCGCACATGGAATGCAGGAAGTTTGTTCTTCCTGGGACTTGGAATGGTTGGACTAACAGTTTGTATTTTCTGGGGAAAAGTGCTTCGACTTGTCTGTGCCAAAAGAAAAAGGCGTATCCTATTTTATGGATTGCTCGGTCTCTTTGCTACCGGAATCTGTTGGTGTATCGCGCTAAGCTTTTTTATTAGCAGGGCAAAACCGCAGATCCCGACAGAAAGAGAAAATTTACCGGTTCTGATTCTTGGCAGTAAAGTCGACGGCACAGAACCAAGCGTGGATTTGCAGCAGCGCATTGATACAGCAGCAGACTGGCTTTTATTGCACCCAAATTCTATCGCAGTTGCCTGCGGCGGGAAAGGAACTGGAGAAAAAGTTACGGAAGCCGAAGTGATTAGAGAGAAATTGCTTGAAAAAGGAATAGAGCCGGATCGAATTCTTTTGGAAAATCGATCGGTTAATACGGAGCAGAATCTTTTTTATGCAAAAAAAGTACTTTTAGAAAATAATTTTTCCAATAAAGAAGCCTTGCTCCTTACCGATGATTATCACCTGTATCGTGCACTTTTGATTGCAAAACAAAATGGGCTTACGGCATGGGGGATCGGCGTTTCTACACCACCTTTGGTTTTTCCGGCACTCTTTGCAAGAGAACTTTTTGCAGTGACAAAATATTTTGTGCTTGGATGGTTTTAA
- a CDS encoding protein of unknown function (Evidence 5 : Unknown function) — protein sequence MVFFNTHSTHTKNMLNFFNGDSDSGSPTILFGLPSEGHSVLMIRTAFPSSAAF from the coding sequence TTGGTATTTTTCAATACCCACTCAACGCATACAAAAAATATGCTGAATTTTTTTAACGGAGATTCTGACTCCGGCTCCCCTACTATTTTGTTCGGTTTGCCCTCAGAAGGCCATTCAGTGCTTATGATCCGTACCGCGTTCCCATCATCAGCGGCTTTCTGA
- the trpB gene encoding Tryptophan synthase beta chain 2, which produces MKEQKIPYKIYLKEDQIPKAWYNVRADMKNKPAPLLNPGTHQPMKAEELEHVFCKDLVSQELDNDDSYIPIPQEIQNFYKMYRPSPLVRAYCLEEKLQTPAKIYYKFEGNNTSGSHKLNSAIAQAYYAKKQGLKGVTTETGAGQWGTALSMACAYLGLDCKVYMVKVSYEQKPFRREVMRTYGASVTPSPSMDTAVGRKILQEHPGTTGSLGCAISEAVEYATTHEGYRYVLGSVLNQVLLHQSVIGLETKTAMDQYGIVPDVIIGCAGGGSNLGGLISPFMGEKLRGEKDYQFIAVEPASCPSFTRGKFAYDFCDTGMVCPLAKMYTLGSNFIPSPNHAGGLRYHGMSPILSELYHEGLIEARTVEQTSVFEAAEQFARVEGILPAPESSHAIKVAIDEALKCKETGEEKTILFGLTGTGYFDMVAYEQFNDGKMGDSIPTDQDLQEGFSRIPQFPGNEL; this is translated from the coding sequence ATGAAAGAGCAAAAGATTCCCTACAAAATTTATTTAAAGGAAGATCAAATTCCGAAGGCTTGGTATAACGTGCGGGCAGATATGAAAAATAAACCCGCCCCGCTTCTGAATCCGGGAACGCACCAGCCAATGAAGGCCGAAGAATTGGAACATGTTTTCTGCAAGGATCTGGTTTCTCAGGAACTTGATAATGATGATTCCTATATTCCGATTCCACAGGAGATTCAGAATTTTTATAAGATGTATCGTCCATCGCCTTTGGTACGTGCTTATTGCCTGGAAGAAAAACTTCAGACGCCGGCAAAGATCTATTATAAATTTGAAGGGAACAATACTTCCGGTTCCCACAAACTGAATTCTGCAATTGCACAGGCTTACTATGCAAAAAAGCAAGGCTTAAAGGGTGTTACGACAGAAACAGGAGCCGGGCAGTGGGGCACTGCCCTTTCAATGGCTTGTGCTTATCTTGGCCTTGACTGTAAAGTCTATATGGTAAAGGTCAGCTATGAGCAGAAACCATTCCGCAGAGAAGTTATGAGAACTTATGGTGCATCAGTGACTCCCAGCCCTTCTATGGATACAGCGGTAGGCAGAAAAATTTTGCAGGAACACCCGGGAACAACCGGCAGTCTTGGCTGTGCAATCTCCGAAGCAGTGGAATATGCGACAACTCATGAAGGCTATCGCTATGTACTCGGTTCAGTGCTGAATCAGGTACTGCTCCATCAGTCAGTGATTGGGCTGGAGACAAAAACAGCGATGGATCAGTATGGAATTGTTCCGGATGTCATTATTGGCTGTGCAGGTGGCGGTTCAAACTTGGGAGGACTTATTTCGCCTTTTATGGGAGAAAAACTCCGTGGAGAAAAAGATTATCAGTTTATTGCGGTGGAACCTGCTTCTTGTCCTTCCTTTACCAGAGGAAAATTTGCCTATGATTTCTGCGATACCGGAATGGTATGTCCGCTTGCCAAAATGTATACGCTGGGCAGTAATTTTATTCCGAGCCCAAATCATGCGGGCGGTCTTCGGTATCATGGAATGAGCCCGATTCTTTCAGAGTTGTATCATGAGGGATTGATTGAGGCGCGAACAGTTGAACAGACGTCTGTATTTGAAGCGGCGGAACAATTTGCCCGCGTTGAAGGAATTTTACCTGCGCCGGAATCCAGTCATGCAATTAAGGTAGCCATTGACGAAGCGTTAAAATGCAAAGAAACCGGCGAAGAAAAAACGATTCTTTTTGGCCTCACTGGTACCGGATATTTTGATATGGTTGCTTATGAGCAGTTTAATGACGGTAAAATGGGTGATTCAATTCCTACCGATCAGGATCTGCAGGAGGGATTCTCCAGAATTCCGCAGTTTCCAGGAAATGAACTCTAA
- a CDS encoding Beta-lactamase — protein MTAQELLKKEIEAFIKTQNGSIAVSFYDLKKKSGFSIDGEKKMLSASTIKLVIMAELMRRVHIGETSLENKITITAQMKTGGDGILKELEPGHSLTLKELLTLMIIISDNEATNILIDFLGMESINQMAQTMHLKQAHLGRKMMDNKAKEAGHDNYICAEDIRNILKSIYEGTCIDKGSSKMMLDILKQQQQSNRLQLYLPEELEIAHKCGDLDCLENDGGIFLLPKHPYILVVLTNEMPTNKDGREAIGKISWIVYQALC, from the coding sequence ATGACTGCGCAGGAACTACTCAAAAAGGAAATTGAAGCCTTTATCAAAACACAAAATGGAAGCATTGCAGTTTCCTTCTACGATTTGAAGAAAAAATCCGGTTTTTCAATCGATGGAGAAAAAAAGATGCTCTCTGCAAGCACAATCAAGCTAGTAATCATGGCAGAACTCATGCGCCGTGTTCATATCGGGGAAACTTCTCTGGAAAATAAGATTACAATAACCGCTCAAATGAAAACAGGTGGTGACGGCATTTTAAAAGAATTAGAACCTGGACACTCCCTTACCCTTAAAGAACTCCTAACATTAATGATTATTATCAGCGACAATGAAGCGACCAATATTTTAATTGATTTTCTTGGCATGGAATCTATCAATCAAATGGCACAAACCATGCATCTCAAACAAGCACACTTAGGGCGTAAAATGATGGACAACAAAGCCAAAGAAGCTGGTCATGACAATTATATCTGTGCCGAAGATATCCGGAATATTTTGAAAAGCATCTATGAAGGTACCTGCATCGACAAAGGATCTTCTAAAATGATGCTGGACATTTTAAAACAGCAACAGCAGTCTAATCGGCTACAGCTTTATCTTCCGGAAGAATTGGAAATCGCTCATAAATGTGGAGATCTTGATTGTTTGGAAAACGACGGCGGAATCTTTCTTCTCCCCAAACATCCTTACATCTTAGTTGTGTTGACAAATGAAATGCCTACCAATAAAGACGGCAGAGAAGCAATCGGCAAAATTTCATGGATTGTTTACCAAGCGCTATGCTGA
- a CDS encoding conserved membrane protein of unknown function (Evidence 4 : Unknown function but conserved in other organisms), with protein sequence MITDGFTYIAFLMFVAGALLAAEKYGKWKVFNYVPPLVWIYVLNMVFCTMGLYKSDACTATYSALKNNLLYAMIFVMLLRCDFRKLAKLGGRMVAIFFGCSITLFVGFVVGYPIFKGTLGSNTWGAVASLYASWVGGSANMAAMQAALPVDAGAYSCALALDTVCYSVWIALLLLAVRYANKWNNTVKADTSKLQAVADAANAEVAKGQKRATANDWIFLIGLSLMVSALSQVVGKSLNGALKSVGLGMFDKGTLTTVFVTILGLICALTPLGKLPAVEELSNVYLYAVVSLLASTASVVDLLSAPMWVVYGIFILVIHVVLMFLLSKAFHWDLCMVSTASLANIGGAASAPIVASTYNPSYAGIGVLMGVLGAAVGNFFGLGAGAILHLMA encoded by the coding sequence ATGATTACAGACGGCTTTACTTACATAGCATTTTTAATGTTTGTTGCTGGTGCTTTATTGGCTGCGGAAAAATACGGCAAATGGAAAGTCTTTAATTACGTACCACCGCTCGTTTGGATTTACGTACTCAACATGGTATTCTGCACCATGGGGCTTTATAAATCTGATGCTTGTACCGCAACCTATTCGGCCTTAAAAAACAATCTGCTGTATGCTATGATCTTCGTCATGCTGCTGCGCTGCGACTTTCGTAAGCTTGCAAAACTCGGTGGTCGCATGGTGGCCATATTCTTTGGCTGCTCCATAACTTTGTTCGTCGGCTTTGTTGTTGGCTACCCAATCTTTAAAGGCACACTTGGCAGCAACACGTGGGGTGCTGTTGCATCACTATATGCTTCCTGGGTCGGCGGCTCTGCAAACATGGCAGCTATGCAGGCTGCTCTGCCGGTAGATGCCGGTGCTTATAGCTGTGCTTTGGCTCTGGATACTGTTTGCTATTCCGTATGGATTGCACTTCTTTTACTGGCTGTTCGTTATGCCAATAAGTGGAACAATACAGTTAAAGCAGATACTTCCAAACTTCAGGCTGTTGCTGATGCCGCCAATGCTGAAGTTGCAAAAGGCCAAAAACGTGCTACTGCCAATGATTGGATTTTTCTAATCGGCTTATCTCTAATGGTCTCGGCACTTTCTCAAGTAGTTGGAAAATCACTTAACGGTGCTCTGAAATCCGTAGGGTTAGGTATGTTCGACAAAGGTACCTTAACAACTGTATTCGTTACAATTTTGGGCCTTATTTGTGCCCTCACCCCGCTTGGTAAGCTGCCAGCTGTGGAAGAGCTCTCGAATGTTTATCTGTATGCAGTTGTTTCCCTTCTAGCTTCTACTGCTTCAGTTGTGGATCTGCTGTCTGCTCCAATGTGGGTCGTCTACGGCATTTTCATTTTGGTTATTCATGTGGTTCTCATGTTCCTGCTTTCCAAAGCATTTCATTGGGACCTGTGCATGGTTTCTACAGCCTCACTTGCGAACATCGGCGGCGCCGCTTCCGCTCCGATTGTCGCCTCTACATATAATCCGTCCTATGCAGGCATCGGTGTTTTGATGGGTGTTCTCGGCGCTGCAGTCGGCAATTTCTTTGGCTTGGGTGCCGGCGCAATTTTGCATCTTATGGCTTAA
- a CDS encoding L-Ala-D/L-Glu epimerase — protein MKITEVKLGILSVPLRVPFKTALRSVNSVEDVIIEIHTDTGAVGYGEAPPTGVITGDTTGAIIGAMKDHIIKTLMGRDIDNLEDNLKALNGCIVKNTSAKAAADMALWDLYGQLYKIPVYKLLGGSRNKLVTDITISVNDPEEMARDAINAIERGYDTLKIKVGSNPSLDVERLMAVRKAVGNKTCIRIDANQAWSPKQAVRILNEMQDKGLDIEFVEQPVKALDFEGLKYVTDRSYVPVLADESVFSPADALKIMQMGAADLVNIKLMKCGGIYNALKIASAAEVYGVECMIGCMLEAKISVNAAIHLACAKKIITKIDLDGPVLCSEDPILGGAVFDEKEITVSNDPGLGIKGIHGLRYLN, from the coding sequence ATGAAAATTACCGAAGTAAAATTAGGCATTCTTTCTGTTCCCCTGCGGGTTCCATTTAAAACCGCACTGCGCTCTGTCAACAGCGTAGAAGATGTCATTATAGAAATTCACACCGATACCGGTGCTGTAGGATATGGAGAAGCACCACCGACAGGCGTCATCACGGGCGACACGACCGGAGCAATTATTGGAGCTATGAAAGACCACATCATTAAAACTCTGATGGGCCGTGATATTGACAACCTAGAAGATAACTTAAAGGCCCTAAACGGCTGCATTGTAAAAAACACCAGTGCAAAAGCCGCCGCCGACATGGCACTGTGGGACCTTTATGGGCAACTTTACAAGATTCCCGTTTATAAGCTTCTGGGCGGCAGCCGCAACAAGCTCGTAACCGATATTACCATCAGCGTAAACGATCCGGAAGAAATGGCAAGAGATGCGATAAATGCCATTGAGCGCGGTTACGATACCTTAAAAATCAAAGTAGGCTCCAATCCTTCTCTCGATGTGGAGCGTCTAATGGCTGTACGAAAAGCGGTTGGAAATAAAACCTGCATTCGTATCGATGCAAATCAGGCATGGAGCCCGAAGCAGGCTGTACGCATTTTAAATGAAATGCAGGATAAAGGGCTGGATATTGAATTTGTAGAACAGCCGGTAAAGGCACTCGACTTTGAAGGCCTTAAATATGTAACAGACCGTTCGTATGTGCCGGTTTTGGCAGATGAAAGCGTCTTTTCTCCCGCAGATGCGCTTAAGATCATGCAGATGGGAGCTGCAGACCTTGTCAATATTAAACTGATGAAATGCGGCGGCATCTATAATGCACTAAAAATTGCTTCGGCGGCCGAAGTGTATGGCGTAGAGTGCATGATCGGCTGCATGCTGGAAGCAAAAATCAGTGTAAACGCTGCGATTCATCTTGCCTGCGCAAAGAAAATTATCACTAAGATTGATCTCGACGGCCCTGTTCTCTGCAGCGAAGATCCTATCCTTGGCGGCGCTGTATTTGATGAAAAGGAAATCACTGTCTCTAATGATCCGGGACTTGGGATCAAAGGAATTCACGGTCTGCGCTATCTTAATTAA
- a CDS encoding Dipeptidase PepV has protein sequence MNINDWIDSQKDALTKDLQKCIQIRSVYEDDKSGYPYGKKVQECLQYVLNLAKDMGFSVQNWENRVGWCEYGNGPKMVAVLGHLDVVPEGEGWSIPPYEGRVTDGKIYGRGSMDDKGPTIAALYALKAIKESGLPLKHRIRILFGVNEETGSADMKFYMKNGGEAPVMGFTPDGEYPVINGEKGLITEEYTKKLTQSGNIKLLHLQGGTAHNIVPNHAVAEFTCSPILTQKALALKEEKVTVSRTNTGFKIEAAGVGAHGGTPWEGENAIGRLMLALSHLPITGDAAQAIQFLSKKIGMECDGKSLKIAMEDQDSGPLTFNLGIVSGDEHKIYVKINYRYPVSKNFDDCGPIVEKTFAEAGFERTSLVHKKSLYMAPDSELVQKLLKVYRQQTGQDAKPKCIGGGTYAKTIPNTLAFGPIFPGDEVREHKPDEFMEISRLVQNCKIIAAAMYELAK, from the coding sequence ATGAATATAAACGATTGGATTGACTCTCAAAAAGATGCTCTCACCAAAGATCTGCAAAAATGTATTCAGATCCGCAGCGTTTACGAAGATGATAAAAGTGGTTATCCATATGGGAAAAAAGTACAGGAATGTCTACAGTACGTACTAAATCTTGCAAAGGACATGGGCTTTTCGGTACAAAACTGGGAGAATCGCGTTGGTTGGTGTGAATACGGAAACGGCCCAAAGATGGTAGCTGTTCTAGGGCATCTCGATGTAGTCCCAGAAGGAGAAGGTTGGAGCATTCCCCCTTATGAAGGCCGGGTAACAGACGGAAAGATTTACGGCAGAGGTTCTATGGACGATAAAGGCCCCACGATAGCAGCACTCTATGCACTCAAAGCAATCAAAGAATCCGGTCTTCCCCTCAAGCACCGCATCCGAATTTTATTTGGTGTAAACGAAGAAACCGGCAGTGCCGATATGAAATTTTACATGAAAAACGGCGGAGAAGCCCCGGTAATGGGATTTACTCCTGACGGTGAATATCCTGTAATTAACGGCGAAAAGGGATTAATTACCGAAGAATATACAAAAAAGCTCACGCAAAGCGGTAATATCAAACTTCTCCATCTGCAGGGCGGCACCGCACACAATATTGTTCCTAATCATGCAGTGGCTGAATTTACATGTTCTCCTATACTTACCCAAAAAGCATTGGCTTTAAAAGAAGAAAAAGTGACTGTTTCCCGCACTAATACCGGATTCAAAATAGAAGCTGCCGGAGTTGGTGCCCACGGCGGCACTCCATGGGAAGGAGAAAACGCGATTGGCCGACTAATGCTTGCGTTAAGCCATCTTCCTATTACTGGGGATGCCGCACAAGCAATTCAGTTTCTGTCTAAAAAGATCGGCATGGAATGCGATGGAAAATCCCTCAAAATTGCAATGGAAGATCAGGATTCCGGTCCGCTCACCTTTAATTTAGGAATTGTTTCGGGAGACGAGCATAAAATTTATGTAAAAATCAACTATCGTTATCCGGTCTCCAAGAATTTTGACGACTGCGGTCCAATTGTAGAAAAGACTTTCGCTGAAGCAGGTTTTGAGCGCACTTCTCTTGTCCATAAAAAGAGTCTTTACATGGCACCGGACTCAGAACTGGTTCAGAAACTTCTGAAAGTCTATCGGCAGCAAACCGGGCAGGATGCAAAACCAAAATGTATCGGCGGCGGTACCTATGCAAAGACAATTCCGAACACACTCGCCTTTGGTCCGATCTTCCCGGGAGACGAAGTGCGGGAACATAAGCCAGATGAATTTATGGAAATCAGTCGCCTCGTTCAAAACTGTAAAATCATCGCCGCAGCGATGTATGAATTAGCCAAATAA
- a CDS encoding conserved protein of unknown function (Evidence 4 : Unknown function but conserved in other organisms) yields the protein MEKQSLFIVGEARTNVENAITKIYGSFYMVFEIDPLTNKIIDMNCTHSLDLTERFIQKIFIGKSITADLPVLEKELNRRYYGSSEKAIVASMKDASKKYLAAKAKL from the coding sequence ATGGAAAAGCAGTCTCTTTTTATTGTAGGAGAAGCTAGAACCAATGTAGAAAATGCCATTACCAAAATATATGGTTCTTTTTACATGGTGTTTGAGATTGACCCTCTAACTAATAAGATTATTGATATGAACTGTACACATTCTCTGGATTTAACAGAACGTTTTATTCAAAAAATTTTTATTGGCAAATCGATTACCGCCGACTTGCCTGTTCTCGAAAAAGAACTAAACAGGCGATATTATGGTTCCTCCGAAAAAGCCATAGTGGCCTCGATGAAAGATGCCAGTAAAAAATATTTAGCTGCAAAAGCAAAACTCTAA
- a CDS encoding Uncharacterized transporter HI_0883 — protein sequence MKTSKEKAQRLFLCWFFICISEKREMHMEAVTNILTQIQSVVWGPPTLILLIGTGLYFTIRLHLLQIIKLPRAMKAIFEKEQGEGDVSAFGSLCTTLAATIGTGSIVGVATALRLGGPGAMFWMWVSAFVGMATKYAEGLLAVKYRSLDENGHIAGGPMYYIQNGLGQKWIWLAKTFALFGSITALLGCGTFPQVNAITESVHDSFGTPVWISGLIITIAVAAVILGGIGSISKVAEFVVPFMAGFYIFGSLIIIILNREMIPQTFSNIFYSAFHPTAMLGGAAGTGIISVMTSMRTGVARGVYTNEAGLGSSPIVIAAAKSNSCVRQGLIAMTSVFFTTIITCTMTGIVILTSGMLNRTDLSGSTLANAAYNSSLPAGIGTYLITIGIIFFSFTTIIGWSYYGERCMVYLTNSVKCIRPFKTAYLIAITLAPFLSLEPIWLLADITNALMAFPNLIGLLGLRNVVIDETHTFFHQKTPHTEISLEKSESENETVICNG from the coding sequence ATGAAAACCAGCAAAGAAAAAGCACAAAGGCTTTTTCTTTGCTGGTTTTTTATTTGTATTTCAGAAAAGAGAGAAATGCATATGGAAGCTGTCACAAACATTCTAACACAAATTCAATCCGTTGTTTGGGGACCGCCTACCCTGATTTTGCTAATCGGAACCGGGTTGTATTTTACAATACGATTACATCTTCTGCAAATTATAAAGCTGCCGCGTGCGATGAAAGCAATCTTTGAAAAAGAACAAGGGGAAGGAGACGTTTCTGCTTTTGGCTCTCTCTGCACCACACTGGCAGCCACCATCGGCACCGGCAGTATTGTGGGGGTAGCAACAGCTCTGCGCCTCGGAGGCCCGGGTGCCATGTTCTGGATGTGGGTTTCTGCTTTTGTTGGAATGGCCACTAAATATGCAGAGGGATTGCTTGCAGTCAAATATCGTTCTCTTGATGAAAATGGGCATATCGCCGGCGGACCAATGTATTACATTCAAAACGGGCTTGGGCAAAAATGGATTTGGCTTGCAAAAACGTTTGCATTATTTGGATCAATCACCGCTTTATTGGGTTGCGGCACCTTTCCGCAGGTTAACGCCATCACGGAATCGGTGCATGATTCATTCGGAACTCCAGTCTGGATCAGCGGTCTTATTATCACCATAGCAGTTGCTGCCGTTATTTTAGGCGGTATTGGTTCTATTTCAAAAGTAGCAGAATTTGTAGTGCCGTTTATGGCTGGGTTCTATATTTTCGGATCTCTGATTATAATCATATTGAATCGAGAAATGATTCCGCAAACTTTTTCCAATATTTTTTATAGTGCGTTCCACCCGACTGCTATGCTCGGCGGTGCGGCAGGTACCGGCATTATCTCAGTTATGACTTCAATGCGTACTGGTGTCGCACGCGGCGTCTATACCAATGAAGCCGGCCTTGGTTCTTCTCCTATCGTAATTGCAGCGGCCAAAAGTAATTCCTGTGTACGCCAAGGACTGATTGCCATGACCAGTGTATTTTTTACGACCATTATTACCTGTACAATGACAGGCATTGTAATTTTAACAAGCGGAATGCTTAATCGCACGGATTTAAGTGGAAGCACACTTGCCAACGCAGCCTATAACAGCAGCCTTCCTGCTGGAATCGGCACTTATCTGATCACAATCGGGATTATCTTCTTCTCCTTTACTACAATTATCGGCTGGTCTTATTATGGAGAACGTTGTATGGTTTATCTAACAAACAGCGTTAAATGTATCCGTCCTTTTAAAACAGCTTATCTGATTGCAATTACACTGGCTCCTTTTCTTTCTTTGGAACCCATCTGGCTTTTAGCCGATATTACAAACGCTTTGATGGCTTTTCCAAATTTAATAGGCCTCTTGGGGCTAAGAAATGTTGTAATTGATGAAACGCATACCTTTTTTCATCAAAAAACGCCTCATACGGAAATTTCTTTAGAAAAATCAGAATCAGAGAATGAAACCGTAATATGTAATGGATAG
- the pyrC gene encoding dihydroorotase (Evidence 2a : Function from experimental evidences in other organisms; PubMedId : 7516791, 16522191, 21045288; Product type e : enzyme), with amino-acid sequence MELLFINAHLMDPAAGLDQMGSLLCRDGRVAALCKEADRTALEKAERIDCKGLILSPGLVDMHVHLRDPGFTEKEDILSGCHAAAAGGVTSLLCMPNTNPSLDSPETIQYVLKKAEKADAHVYPAGAISKGLKGEAPTDLAALKKAGAIAFSDDGRPVLHTLMMASAMQEAKKLKIPILAHCEDLDVTKNGKINEGIVSKELGVPGIPRAAEDCGTARELALAAAYEVGVHICHVSTKESVSLIRDYQKRGVPVTCETAPHYFALTEEELLKKDADARMSPPLRTEKDRMAIIKGLQDGTIAVIATDHAPHTPQEKADFLKAPNGVVGMETSLAAGITYLVRPGFLSMMQLLEKMSTIPAKILHLPAGTLAVGAPADLILFDPDFCWRVDPNFLHGKSRNAVFKGKTLFGKVQRTFLNGKCVFINS; translated from the coding sequence ATGGAACTGCTTTTTATCAATGCACACTTGATGGATCCTGCTGCCGGATTGGATCAAATGGGGAGTCTTCTCTGCAGGGACGGCAGGGTTGCCGCACTCTGTAAAGAAGCTGATCGGACAGCCTTGGAAAAGGCAGAACGAATTGACTGTAAAGGGCTGATCCTTTCTCCGGGACTAGTCGATATGCATGTCCATTTGAGGGATCCCGGATTTACGGAGAAAGAGGATATTTTGTCCGGCTGCCATGCTGCTGCAGCGGGTGGGGTGACGAGCCTTTTATGTATGCCGAATACAAATCCGTCTCTTGATTCGCCGGAAACAATTCAATATGTTTTGAAAAAAGCAGAAAAAGCAGATGCGCATGTTTATCCGGCGGGTGCAATCAGCAAAGGACTCAAAGGAGAGGCCCCAACAGATCTTGCAGCCTTAAAAAAGGCCGGAGCAATTGCATTTTCTGATGATGGAAGGCCTGTTCTTCATACTTTGATGATGGCGTCTGCCATGCAGGAGGCTAAAAAGCTCAAAATCCCTATTTTAGCACATTGTGAAGATCTGGATGTTACGAAAAATGGGAAAATCAATGAGGGGATTGTTTCAAAAGAACTGGGTGTCCCGGGAATTCCACGTGCAGCAGAAGACTGCGGAACTGCAAGGGAATTAGCACTGGCAGCGGCTTATGAAGTCGGTGTGCATATCTGCCATGTCAGTACCAAAGAGAGTGTTTCTCTGATTCGGGATTACCAGAAAAGGGGAGTTCCCGTTACCTGCGAAACGGCACCGCATTATTTTGCACTGACCGAGGAGGAACTTCTGAAAAAAGATGCAGATGCGCGGATGAGTCCACCGCTTCGAACAGAAAAGGACCGCATGGCGATTATAAAAGGGCTGCAGGATGGAACAATTGCAGTCATTGCAACCGACCATGCACCACATACTCCGCAGGAAAAAGCAGACTTCTTAAAGGCGCCCAATGGAGTGGTCGGGATGGAAACGAGTCTTGCCGCGGGGATCACTTATCTTGTGAGACCGGGATTCCTTTCCATGATGCAGCTTTTGGAGAAGATGAGCACGATTCCAGCAAAAATTTTGCACTTGCCTGCGGGAACCCTAGCAGTCGGAGCACCTGCCGACCTCATTCTTTTTGATCCGGATTTTTGCTGGCGGGTAGATCCAAATTTTCTGCACGGAAAAAGTCGAAATGCGGTGTTTAAAGGAAAAACACTTTTTGGAAAGGTACAGCGTACTTTTTTGAATGGAAAATGTGTATTTATAAATTCGTAA